The following DNA comes from Ornithinimicrobium avium.
TCGGCTTCGCCCGCGGCGGGGGCTCGGACGGCGAGGAGCGCACCAACGACATCACCGCCATCCTCATGGGCCTTCCTGCCGGACGGCTTCTCGTCGCCGCGACCGGCGCGGTCATCGTCGGGGTGGGGGTCTACCACGTCTACAAGGGTCTCTCGTTGAAGTTCCTCGAGGACCTGCGCACCAGCGGCGCGGGGGCGGCCGGCAAGGCCGTGCGCCTCGTCGGCACGGTGGGCTACGCGGCCAAGGGCGTCGTGCTGAGCGTCGTGGGGGTGCTGTTCGCCGTCGCTGCCGTGCAGGCCGACCCGGACGAGGCGGGAGGCCTGGACGCCGCCCTGAAGGCGCTCGCCGGGCAGCCCTTCGGCCGCACGCTGCTGGTCGCCGTGGCCGTCGGGCTGGTGCTCTACGGCCTCTACTGCTTCGCGCGGGCTCGCTACGCCCGCATGGGCGACTGACGACCTCAGAGCCGGCGCAGTCGCACCCGGTCCACGCCGTGGTCCGGGCCCTTGCGCAGCACGAGGGTGGCCCGGCTGCGGGTCGGCAGGATGTTCTCGACCAGGTTCGGCGCGTTGATCGTGTCCCAGATGTCGCTGGCGGTGGCCGCGGCCTCGTCGTCGCTGAGCGAGGCGTAGCGGTGGAAGTGCGACTCAGGATCGGCGAAGGCGGTCTGCCGCAGGCGCAGGAAGCGGGAGACGTACCACCTCTTGATGTCGGCGACGTTGGCGTCCACGTAGACGGAGAAGTCGAAGAAGTCGCTGACCGCCAGCCCCGCCCCGCGGCCGTTGACGTGCGGCATCGGGGGCTGCAGCACGTTGAGGCCCTCCACCACCAGGACGTCCGGCTGGCGCACGACGATCTGCTCGTCGGGGACGATGTCGTAGACCAGGTGGCTGTAGAGCGGGGCGGTGACCTCGGCCTGGCCGGCCTTGACCGA
Coding sequences within:
- a CDS encoding DUF1206 domain-containing protein — encoded protein: MDDVEQLGQEAAQTAEKVAGNRWVERLARGGYAAAGLIHVVIGGIAAQVAFGRGGEADQSGALTSLRGAPAGPVLLWVCVVGLAMLALWYAVATATGSVPGKTRWSTAALTLVYAALTVTTFGFARGGGSDGEERTNDITAILMGLPAGRLLVAATGAVIVGVGVYHVYKGLSLKFLEDLRTSGAGAAGKAVRLVGTVGYAAKGVVLSVVGVLFAVAAVQADPDEAGGLDAALKALAGQPFGRTLLVAVAVGLVLYGLYCFARARYARMGD